AAACAGGCAAATCATgattagcatatatatatatatatatgaacgaCATATAGATATACTTGTGACGCTCTCAAAACTGATCTAAATTGTTGAACAAGTTAACATATTCGAAAGCGAATGATACCTTTTCAGTTCCTCGAGTTCATTCTTGTATATTGATTGCCTAAACTCAAAGTTTTGCTTGGCAAGACCCAGTAATTCATCATTATAAGGATATGACAACCTGAGTTTAAAAGATTTGTTAGTTAATTGATATactaaacaaattaataaagaCGTCTTGGCCGTGGTTATAAGAGAATTTAGAAGTATTAATATCCTTTTTAGGGTTACTGTTTTACAATGAAGCTAGCTGCATACCTATGGGAAGAAGCTTTACCCATCCAGAGAAAGTTGGAGTCCTTTTCTTCAATCCACATCCTATATTCCATGTGATCCAGTCGAGCAAACCATGGAAGACTTAACTCGTGCTCAATCTATACGAGTCGTTTTCAGagtaattaattatgaattataTATTGGTACAATTAATGGtacgtacatatataatttaaactGAATTCAATAAACGagttttcatttaattcatAGATTCCATTTCCGCTTTTGTCgctatttgtttcattttaaaGGTCGTGATCTATCTGATGCTCGTGCATGAAACTTCCCGTCTCCCGCACACATATGCAACGTCCTATTCAACATCAACGTTCATGATGAGATATGAGTGGCCGGACCCTTATAATGACTTTTGTTTTGTCCACGTACAATTGAGACGTTGATCATGTGTTGGTTTAGTCTTGacgatttttgttttttcactgGTTTTCCTTCAAGTTATTGATcttaatacttttaatttactactataaaataaaaataaaaataaaaaagatgatgCATAAAAATGGACGAAAAAACTCTCATCTTGTTTAAAAGACTATCCAGTTTTTCAACATTAATTCCCATTTCTGTTTACTTAATGGTTATacgtttttaatattttaaaatattttgtcaagaaaatgaatgaattacCACTCTCCTCAAGTTGGATGACGTAACAATATCATGAGTACTTTGGTCTCTAGTTCCCACTGACACGATTGTCTCAAgtaattcttttgaaaatgatCTAGCCTCCTCGAGGTCATGTTCTGCAGAAAACATAAGATCTGTAGCTCTATAGACATTTAGCATCGAACTTGAAAAGTATTCATGGTTGTTTTCTATTTGATCTCGAATATCTTTACGATGCAAGAACCAACAAAAGCTATCTGCACACGGAAAATACgcatatataattagttaaattatCAAATTCCAAGCGAATGCAAGAGGAGCTAGCTTGTAACGTGAATCTGGAAACATACCCGACGGTACATCATACCCATGCATCCTCAGGAGCCGGAATGCTAGAGAGTCTCCGAATATCTGTGCTGCAACCGAATTTCTTGGTTTCGACtggaattttttattcaaataattcCTGAAAGTTATGCTCAACATGGTGTTATGTGggatatgtattagctaataattgaaaaaaaagacaGAAACGTACGTCTGTTATGCTCAACATGATATCaattatgtttctttttttcaacCTGTAAACTTTTGCCAAAACTTTTTCTGTCTCCTGGACAAAATGCTCAGCCAGGCCCAGCCTTTGTAACTGGTTGACCATGCAAAGGTTCATGAGATCTTCATCCATGGGATATGTCGGCGGAACTGCGATAAAAAGATGATCGGTACATTACTCCCCCAGCAATAAGAGACAGAAGTGGATATTGTATTAGCTGTGTATTTAACCAtgcatataaattaaattatttatcaaaCACAAgtcttttcatcattttaatttttttttcataaacaaTGATTTAATATGGTATTAAATAAATATCTTGATTTTGAAATGACTTTACACTTTATCtgtctattttaattaattattattttacattcatttaAGAAATGTTTGACTCACACGTGAATAGTTTTAggatataaaaattaaagtttaaactatattatatatatatatatatatcagattaTCACTTTTCATTTGTTGTAGCTTTTAATAATGCATTTTCTGACCTCCATTATCACATCTTTGAACAAGGGACCCTAAATAAGCCATGCACTGTTTGTTTCCCGTAATCATAAATGCACTTGCGGTGGCGGAGGGGGATTGAAATAATGAGCCATCATTGCTGATCTTCAAGTACTTATTTATCTCGTCTTGATCAATTTCGTAAGATGCAGGCAGTGCTTCAAGATATGCTAATAATGGGGGATTTCGACACTTGTCCACAACTTTCTCCCTACAAAGAAATTAAGCATGCGAAATAGATCAGTATTTCGTTTGAAGATGAAGGAAAGCAGCCATTaacttaaatacaaattcacaaGTCCAAAAGAAAACGGCCAAGTACTGTTCAAGAATCTGTTGCCGTTTATTGAATAATTCTGACATCACTCCGTCCAAGCTATGGAGGAAGACAAGTTCTACTCCTACTGTATGTGCAAGTTCAACCATTgcagggaaaacaatggcaaacCAACGAGGACAGTGGTGGTTGATTTCTTTTAGGACCTTCTCCGTGTTTGCATGGAGGAAGGCCAACcctgaattaaaaaaaaaaaaaaaaaatagttagtaCTTAAATATGTAATTGTTTGGTCCACGGCCTGATCTAGCTCGGTGATCATAAAGCACCTAAACTACAAGAAAGAGCCATGCATGCATTTAGATTTTAGAACTCCATATGGAAGATATCGTCGTGTATCGTCTCGGGTTGACTTGGTCTCACGATCGAGGATGAGCATTTTTCTTCAAAGTTTATGTACACATTTAGACCTATACGTTAGGTAATTCAAATACAAGTGTAAAGAATATATAGCCCGTATGCTATATATACGTACTTACCTTTTTCAATGCATGATCCAGAGGCAGTATTCCACTTTTTAAGTGCAACTATGCAAGCAAGGGTTGCAGGAAGGCACTCAATGGTGGGCACGCCATGGGCATCACACTCACCCCAAAACCCGACTCCTTTCTGGTTTTGTAGCACCCACTCCAAGCAGCTCTTGAACATAGGTTGCAGAGGTTGGTGTGGATCTGGTATCATGGCTAACCATGCAGTGTCATAAGCAGAAGGAGAAATGAACGAGTAGGGATCACAAGTACTTGAGGACATCTTCTTCTTAATCTTATCGACTTGCGATTGGATTAATAAAGAGTACTGTGAAAAATTCATGATCGCAAAAGATAAGCTAAAGATCAAAAGGCATGTAACCTTTTCTACTATAAGATGCTTTGAGTGTGTTTATAAGTATGTGTTTTCTCTGAGTAGGGATCACTGGCAGATGTGTGGGATTTATACTGGTTCTTGCTGAACTATTTGTCCTGTTCAAGCCTGAATCACGTGATCATTTCGGCGGGCTCAGCATCAGCTTAAGAGCATTCACACTGGTTTGGTTAAATGGGATATTTggtcaaattttatataatttaacttaaaaatctttcacattaaattagataaatttaaaataatttagacttttaCTATAGTAGTTGGCTAAAGATGAAAGACCACTATttattcatcaaatattaaaatattaatttatcatttcaaacaaataaattaaattaattagatcaatataattaacatttaacatttagaatataattattattaacatttaataatattttttaatactaattaaatataatataattattattaacatttaacaatactttttttaatattaatttaattagaatataattactattagcatttaataatacttttttgtaatattaatataatataatataataattattattattaaaatttaataatactttttttaatattaatttaattagaatataattattattaacatttaataatacttttttaaatattaatttaattagaatataattactattaacatttaataataattttttgtaatattaatttaatataatataattattattaacatttaataatactttttctaatattaatttaattagaatataattattattaacatttaataatacttttttaatattaatttaattataatataataatattaatgtaatataatataattattattattaacatttaataataatttttttaatattaatctaattagaatataattattattaacatttaataatacttttttaatattaatttaattataatataataatattaatgtaatataatataattattattattaacatttaataatactttttttaatattaatctaattagaatataattattattaatatttaattggtagaattacaaaatgtgagaaaatttattaatttaataatattttattattatatagagaataaatgATTAATCCAATGTGaggattaaattttgatgaagtggacaaatataaaaaagtgttgatattgactaaatttaaagataaatttgacCAAATCAATGCCAATACTCTTAATGAGATCTGAATAAAACTGGCGACAATGGAGGGCCATCCCCTACTCCTGGTCCCCCCGGCCCCACGcccaagaaaagaaattagaaaacaTCCCCTTCAAGAAATTAACGTACGTAGAGTACCTAGCTTCCAGATTCCAAAATGTTTGAGAAATCTGAAGAAAATAATtatcttttagtttttataaatataaaaaaattggccTCCACATCTTATAAGCTGTAGATAAatataggaaattaaaaaaaatagaaactcaaaAAACGTTTGGtccaaaacttttaaaaagtctccttcaaatatatatatacgagaaatgatatttgcagtcgtaatTGTGCAAACGGCGtgtagtcgttttgaaaaaaatgaattaatatgagactcacatgaaaaaaaaaattaactttttaatcgtggacctcactttttttcaaagcgagtGCATAGCGTTTacaattctacgactgtatataacattactctatatatatatatatgaatatatgtaCAGTACGTACACATGTATGCggaaacttatttatttatttatttttaaactggAATTAAAGTCTAATATGAGACATTGAGAATAACCCTTATCTAattaatatgaatatatatacacacgcacATAATCATTATCATATATTAACTCGACCGGCCCCTAATTTATACTCAGCATGTGAAACAGCATGCatcctaattaattaatgcttGATTGCAAAGAAGATTTGTACAGCCTACAAAGATATGGAGGCTAGGAAAAGAATTCAAACATAATgttgatcaaaacaaattaatatgaGTCGTTGGATAATTACCCAAGATCATTAAACCTTGTACGCcacattataatttaaattattcattCGTTTTTAATTAATCCTTGATTTTCTGATCTAGGATtgttaacttaaaaaattatacgaaGTTAATTAATTTTCGTACTTATGAATTTTGAAATTAtctcttttctttaaattaaatcgaatatattcattttgattATCTCTATtcacttattaatttatttttgacctTTTGAAACTCACTTCTAGTTGTagcattattaaaaataaaaaattaacccAATCGTACATGTAAACTATATTGTAGTCCCCAAATATCACCTTAATTGCCTCGTAGGATTAGAATTAATTAGTCCTAAGTACGTGGTCTTAGGCCGCGCACGTTATACGTacaattcatgcatgcatgcggtATTCCTAGCTAGTATCCACAAAGTCTAGACCTGTCACAGTACTACGAGTGCAATATTCAATAATATTGTGTGCAATATAAATTGTACATATAATAAGATTTTACAAAGTAAACTTTATTATTGGGAAAGGGGAATATACTGTGGATAATTTTAATCATGTGAAGAGAATCTCTGCATCGGTTGTCGATCACGGCGCTATCCAATTCCAGAGTCAAGATCAGCACTTTGAGGCCACGGAAATGAATTAGCCTATTAATCAGGGAAAGCTTTTAGTACTGTACGGAAAGAAGTTCTGTTCAGGAATCACGCGCATATGTTGTTTTCTGATCTGATTCGAgaaatgcaaaagaaaaaaaaaaaaaaacaaaaaaggagttGTTGGGATATGAATTAATTGACGTGTCCGTAAGCTAGCAAAAAATCAAGCTGTTAAGCCCTCGTGACCCCAGGATTAGCTAGATCAAAGAGCAATTAACTAGCTGCTAGTACTGACAAAACTTGCCTACAAAACCAATCAGTTTGGACTTTTCTCGAATACTTTATTTGGTGAAACAGGCCGAATTTTCCATTAGATAAATTAGGCAATTGCCTAAAGTTTATCGTGGAAGAtggtctaaaaaaatataatttaaatagttttttgaaaagaaaaaaatacctaataaaaaaattaattaatttaataagaaaacatcaaaaatattaaataaatattatgttattattaattttaaaagtatctcatataataattatttcaggTACTTTCGTGTTAAGAATAAacttttctttaatcattagtaatttaatatataatgtaaaaattataaatagaaaaatttaatttttgaatcttcataaaattttttgtataatcttttaAAGAGGCAAtgacctacttttttttttttaaatgtataggttgtttatagaattttattaacaataatgattataattatttttaggatttatttggatactaagaatatttaaaaatatctatgaataatagtgaaataatttgagttaaaatatttcattaaattttataaaatgatagagaaaaaattaaatttgagaataattaaaaatatctaaaaagaaTTGTATTCTCGAAGTGGCCCTAAAAGACTAGATTtgataaattcatttctaaattaaaaattttctaacAAAGTTATCAGTTAAAAATGTGGTATAAAAtcttaatcaataattttaatttacaaaattataaatgttatttttaaatataaatataaatataaataaatttatttaattttatttttaaaaataaaaaataaaaatctcattcaaaattTTAGCCTTAGAATCTATCGTGCCGGCCCTGGATGAAACATGCCTAGCTAGTTTATAATAAGCAGTCATTTGTTTCTCAAGTCTTATTCTTAGTCAAGGGTTTCACTGTCGTTTTTCGTCGGCGTTGGAGTCAAAGTCTTTCAGCCAGCTTGGTCAACCAGAATACCGCGTACGCGTGTCCTAGTTTTGATTGAATTTGTACTAGTAGAGTTCGATTTGGTTTCGGAGTCTTGAAATCTTCGTGGAGtaattatatagaaaaattctatttataagtccatacatcatatatcaattttttttaatttttttcttttatcaaatatttgatatataaataataaataataaatttgaatcagtttaaaaaaattaaagtcaaaaaaaaaattttaaaaataaaaaaaatgaagtgtgTGATATATGAGGCTTATGAGTTGCAAaactctattatatatattctcaaatcaaattgatatataaaatatatcatctatattatttataaaatcttaaaatttgattaataagatattttaaattttaaattttattttttaaattaaattatatcacgtaAGTACTTTAACAACTAGATGCATGTACTCTGCGCATtaacttaataataaaaatttttacaaatgtaatattatatttttatctataataatatataatttttgtaaaaatataattgcaagcacaattgtgtactaatctgtgcaccaatgtgatgtgattg
This sequence is a window from Carya illinoinensis cultivar Pawnee chromosome 9, C.illinoinensisPawnee_v1, whole genome shotgun sequence. Protein-coding genes within it:
- the LOC122277255 gene encoding S-linalool synthase-like, which translates into the protein MNFSQYSLLIQSQVDKIKKKMSSSTCDPYSFISPSAYDTAWLAMIPDPHQPLQPMFKSCLEWVLQNQKGVGFWGECDAHGVPTIECLPATLACIVALKKWNTASGSCIEKGLAFLHANTEKVLKEINHHCPRWFAIVFPAMVELAHTVGVELVFLHSLDGVMSELFNKRQQILEQEKVVDKCRNPPLLAYLEALPASYEIDQDEINKYLKISNDGSLFQSPSATASAFMITGNKQCMAYLGSLVQRCDNGVPPTYPMDEDLMNLCMVNQLQRLGLAEHFVQETEKVLAKVYRNYLNKKFQSKPRNSVAAQIFGDSLAFRLLRMHGYDVPSDSFCWFLHRKDIRDQIENNHEYFSSSMLNVYRATDLMFSAEHDLEEARSFSKELLETIVSVGTRDQSTHDIVTSSNLRRVIEHELSLPWFARLDHMEYRMWIEEKDSNFLWMGKASSHRLSYPYNDELLGLAKQNFEFRQSIYKNELEELKRWSKDMGLSDMGFGREKTTYCYFAVAASSSLPHDSSIRMMVAKSAIVITVADDFYDMEGFLIELQVLTNAVRRWDAKGLSGHGKVIFDALDNLVTEIAAKYFQEEGSDVTSKLRDMWYETFLSWFTESMWSKTGCIPSVDEYLETGMTSIAAHTLVLPASCFLDPSFPNSKLRAPQYANITNLLMIIARLLNDTQSYQKEKEQGKANFVSLYLKENPEADIEESIAYVRDILDKKKKEFLKQVLIDGFSDFSKPCKYLHLSCLKVFHMFFNSANRYDSNIAMLQDINEAIYIPVEVGGKEKQPLKPDLKSLKPVPLYSGATSEKLKINSQYFNRPSSKLWRMGSSATVQHEVSRLQLASRVRFWGVSTPQKVRFCFI